A segment of the Trifolium pratense cultivar HEN17-A07 linkage group LG7, ARS_RC_1.1, whole genome shotgun sequence genome:
TGTAACAATTATCATATCTTCTAGCACTGCCAATTGCAAAAAATAGTGGTTCATTTAAAATTTCGCTATGCTAGTGTTATAGGCTTATAATGCAGCTATAGCAGTTATTTGGCAACACGGATATCTTCCATTAGTAAAGAAAGAGCTAATCAGATCGATATTATGTAATGTCCTATAAGAGAGAAAGCAAGAGTTGCTCATTGTATCTCATAATTTGATCAATAGTAAATTTCACAAAGaaagtaattaagaaaatagaTTCCATAGTTTCTTACATTGCATGAAAGAAACTTGTTCTGGCAACCATGTATCCAAAGTTGTGGACCTCACCTTGTAACAAAATCAGAAGGTTCAGCCATTATAAAATTTCTAAACTGAGAAGGaacaaaaatgtatataaaCCTTTGATATATGCACTCCTAGACTCCAGTGAATCCCTGAACATTGCATGCAAATGAAAATTCCTAAGTTCACACTAGCCCATCGTGGTGCCCTGAAATAATATAATTCCAAAAAACTCATTAATTTTAACAATAGAATTTGCAAGATCAAATGCTAAACTTTACACTGCTACAATGAACAATGAAGGTGGCTGTTTTGCTCTTTCACACAACAAAAATTTTCAAGTATACTATATCTCATAATCCACAAGTCACAACCACGACTGCAATTTAGAACCATATAGTCatgtataaaaatatattgacaGTTTACTTGGCACAGATAAACTTCTCGATTCTACGTCCATTTCTGTCAAAATTTGGTGGCAGTTTAGCTTCCCAGGGCTTATTTGACTTCACATTATCCGTATCTGCATAAACCACACCATATAAGTTGCACTTGCAAGAGCCAAACAACATTTGTAACAATTATCATATCTTCTAGCACAGTCAATTGCAAAAAATAGCGGTTCGTTAAAATTTCGCTATGCTAGTGTTATAGGCTTATAATGCAGCTATAGCCATTACTTGAAAACACTTTGTGCTGAATCATGTATCGTGGAGCAATAGTAGTTTGTTAACATTCTGCTACACTGTAGtgctatagccgctatttggCAACAAGGATATTTTCCATGAGTAAAGAAAGAGCTAATCAAATCAATATTACATAATGTCCTATAAGAGAGAAAGCAAGAGTTGCTCATTGTATCTCATAATTTGCTCAATAGTACATTTCACAAAGAAAGTAATTAAGAAGTAGATTCCATATATAGTTTTTTACATTGCATGAAAGAAACTTGTTCTGGCAACCATGTATCCAAAGTTGTGGACCTCACCTTGTAACAAAATCAGAAGGTTCGGCCATTATAAAATTTCTAAACTGAGAAGGAACAAAAATGTATTTACCTTTGATATATGCACTCCTAGACTCCGGTGAATCCCTGAACATTGCATGCAAATGAAAATTCCTAAGTTCACACTAGCCCATTGTGGTGCCctgaaataataaaattccaaaaaaactcattaatttCAACAATAGAATTTGCAAGATCAGATGCTAAACTTTACACTGCTACAATGAACAATGAATGTGGCTGTTTTGCTTTCTTTCACACGACAAAAACTTTCAACTATAATTATATCTCATAATCCTAAGTAAATTCAATGTTAAAGCATCCCAAAAATCATATGATAGGAACATAAGCAAagtgaatgaaaagaaaaaacttagaATTGAGTGAAACACTTTTAAATAGCTGGATTTAAGTGCTTAGCGCAATGGTTATCACTCAGATCAAGATTCAAATTGTGAATcagaagacttttttttttcagaaacGTGAATTGAATCTTATCATCAATAGTAAGAAAATATGGcaataaaaatgtgatttttaagtaaaaaaaaacaagtgagATAACACAATGATAAgcagatatatcatatatggacatcaaattaattcaagattcaaatcatatatcatacgacaaaaagtaaaaaaaaagaaatcatatatcaaattaattcaaGATTCAAATCGAAATAAAAATCAGATGGAACGATTCATTACAAATTGGTGATGAAAATTGTTcatctaaaccctaaaaatcaaaatcagaaaatcgcaagaaaaaaaaaagaatggatAGAAAAGATTTACCTGTTATCAAGTTTAGCCTTCGGCATGATGAAAAAATCGAGAACGAGTTACGGAGCGAGTGGAGTGAGCGAGTTACACGAACGTGTTGCGTTATGATGAATGACGGAGAAGGAAAGAGTGTTgcaaagagaaaacaaattggGTAGAATGAATCGATTATGAATTAGGATGAAATTGAATTCAAGAGTTAGTGATAATGAAAGATTAAAGTAGCGATAGTGATAACAAAGAACCCTAATCAAGAAACTATCTCTGAATTTAGAGTTAAAAAGGAATGTTGTGTTTCAAAGGAGTGTGAGAGAGATAGAAAGAGAGAATTTGGGGAATAAGAGATTTTGAGTTTGGAGAATGATTTATGAATTATGAGTTTGTGATTTTAACGTTGAATAATAAAGATTTCAAATCAAAACTACCGTTTtgtcaaaaatcaaaactttcgttttttttttctttttgcatcGTGAGTTAtagaattttgatttatttttctaaatatggaaaattgtgttaaaaaaatttaatatttagaatattatttctatttttactttctTAACATGTGTAATTGGTGcatatgttaaatttttttttaattaaaaaaacaaaattaaaataaaaagaaagagacaaaaaaaaaaccaaaaacttaATTCAATAgacttagggtccgtttggcctaactttttttttaggtGCAGAAGTTCTTTTAATcataaagctagaaataatagttttttaactaaagttaaaattgtttggtaaatcttaaatttttttataaaaaaaagttaaaagttgttgttttttattataatagggttaaaagatatatttgataataaattattattttttctaaaatatagaaACTGTTGTTTGGCCTATCTTcttacttttaagtaaaaaagaagaggaaaaaaagtccggccaaacgggcccttaatacccgaagaacttagaaaactcaattatatttttcattatgaattccaaaagaattcaataatttagatTTTGGATAACTTGAAAAAATCTTAGTTTTGATTTCGATTTCTCAGAGGATGTATAATATGAGAATGGTAAaaatatatgagaatatgagaatgaatatCAGCCATTAGATTAAAAAGGAAAGACTAGGATTAAGACAGTACTCTAAGTGTGTCACGTGACACTTTCTTTCTTCTCCCCTTCTTTCTCTGACTATCTCTCTTCGGTCACCACTCACCTTCTCTGACTCTCTCTCTTccttcat
Coding sequences within it:
- the LOC123898467 gene encoding probable ADP-ribosylation factor GTPase-activating protein AGD15 isoform X5 translates to MPKAKLDNRAPQWASVNLGIFICMQCSGIHRSLGVHISKVRSTTLDTWLPEQVSFMQYTDNVKSNKPWEAKLPPNFDRNGRRIEKFICAKAPRWASVNLGIFICMQCSGIHWSLGVHISKVRSTTLDTWLPEQVSFMQYNV
- the LOC123898467 gene encoding ADP-ribosylation factor GTPase-activating protein AGD5-like isoform X4, whose translation is MPKAKLDNRAPQWASVNLGIFICMQCSGIHRSLGVHISKVRSTTLDTWLPEQVSFMQYTDNVKSNKPWEAKLPPNFDRNGRRIEKFICAKAPRWASVNLGIFICMQCSGIHWSLGVHISKIMSELQNPIHVEFGKVLCGKHGIICESVLSEFKELVLMCGGPNEKLRANKLINCLR